Proteins from a genomic interval of ANME-2 cluster archaeon:
- a CDS encoding type II toxin-antitoxin system RelE/ParE family toxin, producing MTFDINIKEKSLKFISSLQKHDRKRLKEAIFILKDDPVPIKSLDVAKLKGDKNKYRIRKGRFRIVYEVIWEQKVVLIHRVDFRGDVYK from the coding sequence TCAATATCAAAGAAAAATCTTTGAAATTTATATCTTCCCTGCAAAAACATGACAGAAAACGCCTCAAAGAGGCAATTTTTATCTTAAAGGATGACCCGGTTCCTATAAAATCCCTTGATGTTGCTAAACTGAAAGGTGATAAGAATAAGTATCGTATACGAAAAGGTAGATTCAGAATTGTTTATGAAGTTATATGGGAACAAAAGGTCGTCTTAATTCATAGAGTTGATTTCAGGGGCGACGTCTATAAGTAA